From Desulfomonilia bacterium, one genomic window encodes:
- a CDS encoding DUF6282 family protein, producing MAKKRTYYELSMEKEWREDTRRAYITIESMGESVLLLKEDDVLEVLDGAYDMHCHAFPDPLIDTGWDQIQVTKAATDIGMGGVVFKAHTFPTAATVPFVNQAVEAYAKALDKKPAHAYGGIVLNNYVGGLNPESVEMCARLGGKVLWLPSHDSAHHNRVIGEPGGIELLDKNDMPVKALYEIFEIAAKHDMIVDPCHAGTKERFIVVEQAKKLGVKRFMITHPNWNVTKMTLEQEREIGRMGGFIGLFCYGDIPNFNNPNCDPLYVIECIKKVGPDRCFIASDLGTVVNVPPAEGMKLFVRILLAMGIKKADIRKMCVNNPRYLLGLD from the coding sequence ATGGCCAAAAAGAGGACTTACTACGAGCTTTCAATGGAGAAAGAATGGCGCGAAGACACAAGGCGCGCGTACATCACGATAGAGTCCATGGGCGAATCTGTGCTTCTTCTCAAGGAGGACGATGTTCTCGAAGTGCTTGACGGCGCATACGACATGCACTGTCACGCATTTCCGGACCCTCTCATAGACACGGGCTGGGATCAGATCCAGGTCACGAAGGCGGCTACCGACATCGGTATGGGAGGAGTCGTTTTCAAGGCCCACACATTTCCTACGGCCGCGACAGTTCCTTTCGTCAATCAGGCGGTGGAAGCTTACGCAAAGGCTCTCGACAAAAAGCCGGCTCATGCATACGGCGGCATCGTCCTCAATAATTATGTGGGAGGCCTCAATCCCGAATCGGTCGAGATGTGCGCAAGACTTGGCGGCAAGGTGCTCTGGCTGCCGAGCCACGATTCGGCGCACCATAACCGGGTTATAGGCGAACCCGGCGGGATAGAGCTGCTTGACAAAAACGACATGCCTGTAAAAGCGCTTTATGAAATATTCGAGATAGCGGCCAAGCACGATATGATCGTTGATCCATGCCATGCAGGGACCAAGGAGAGATTCATCGTCGTAGAGCAGGCCAAAAAGCTGGGCGTGAAAAGGTTCATGATTACTCATCCCAACTGGAACGTTACCAAGATGACGCTCGAACAGGAGCGGGAGATAGGCAGAATGGGAGGGTTTATAGGCCTCTTCTGCTATGGCGACATCCCGAACTTTAACAACCCGAACTGCGACCCCCTTTACGTGATCGAATGCATCAAAAAAGTAGGTCCCGACCGCTGTTTCATAGCATCCGATCTTGGAACCGTGGTCAATGTCCCGCCAGCGGAAGGCATGAAGCTATTCGTACGAATCCTCCTGGCAATGGGCATAAAAAAAGCCGACATACGAAAGATGTGTGTGAACAACCCCAGGTATCTGCTGGGACTCGACTGA
- a CDS encoding cupin domain-containing protein, giving the protein MPVRKFKSSISEGILKPEFIYVKDGVTTFECRELISEEASGAKNVCIFRAVFGPREEHSKHVHTNCDEIVYCVKGRGAEGIEVSEGVWKEFEYVPGVIMHLPKGTAHYTRNPDYFENLELIGIFLGVPNMDKKTTGYKSKGKVLKSEKVIV; this is encoded by the coding sequence ATGCCGGTAAGAAAGTTCAAGTCATCCATCAGCGAAGGAATCCTCAAGCCTGAGTTCATTTACGTGAAGGATGGGGTTACGACCTTCGAGTGCAGGGAACTCATTTCGGAAGAGGCGAGCGGGGCAAAGAATGTATGCATTTTCAGGGCGGTTTTCGGGCCTCGCGAAGAACATTCCAAACACGTTCATACGAACTGCGATGAAATCGTATATTGCGTGAAAGGACGCGGCGCCGAAGGAATAGAAGTAAGCGAAGGTGTATGGAAAGAGTTTGAATACGTGCCGGGAGTGATCATGCATCTTCCGAAAGGAACTGCCCACTACACCAGAAATCCCGACTATTTCGAGAACCTGGAGTTGATAGGGATTTTCCTCGGCGTTCCCAACATGGACAAGAAGACGACAGGGTACAAGTCAAAAGGGAAGGTTCTGAAGTCCGAGAAAGTGATAGTATAG
- a CDS encoding YebC/PmpR family DNA-binding transcriptional regulator, protein MSGHNKWSTIKHKKGAADAKRGQLFSKLIKEITVAARMGGGDLTSNARLRTAVLTARAANMPKDNIDRAIKKGTGELEGFNLEEFSYEGYGPGGVAIMLSVLTDNKNRAVADIRHLFAKYNGNLGENGCVAWMFDKKGVIVVEKSAVDEDTLYDIALGVGADDISDQGESFEILTEPSMLEDVRAALEEKNIAYTSAEVSMIPKDTVKVTGKSAQQVLKLMSLLEDHDDIQSVSSNFDIDDEEMAQFQG, encoded by the coding sequence ATGTCCGGTCACAATAAGTGGAGTACCATCAAACATAAGAAAGGGGCGGCTGACGCTAAAAGAGGCCAGCTCTTCAGCAAGCTGATCAAGGAAATTACTGTGGCTGCAAGAATGGGCGGAGGAGACCTGACGTCCAATGCCCGTTTAAGAACCGCCGTATTGACGGCAAGAGCAGCCAATATGCCAAAGGACAACATAGACAGGGCTATCAAAAAGGGTACGGGCGAACTCGAAGGATTCAACCTTGAGGAATTCTCATACGAAGGATACGGCCCCGGCGGAGTGGCCATTATGCTTTCAGTGCTGACTGACAACAAAAACAGGGCTGTTGCGGATATAAGGCATCTCTTTGCGAAATATAACGGGAACCTGGGAGAGAACGGATGCGTCGCCTGGATGTTCGACAAAAAGGGAGTGATAGTCGTAGAAAAAAGTGCAGTCGATGAAGACACACTTTATGACATAGCGCTCGGCGTGGGTGCTGATGATATAAGCGACCAGGGAGAAAGCTTTGAGATACTTACAGAACCTTCCATGCTCGAAGATGTAAGGGCCGCACTTGAGGAGAAAAATATCGCATATACAAGTGCGGAAGTCTCGATGATTCCCAAGGATACCGTTAAAGTGACAGGCAAAAGCGCCCAGCAGGTGCTCAAGCTGATGAGCCTGCTCGAAGACCATGACGATATACAGTCCGTATCTTCCAATTTCGATATCGACGACGAGGAAATGGCTCAATTCCAAGGATAA
- the ruvC gene encoding crossover junction endodeoxyribonuclease RuvC — protein sequence MIICAFDPGTHCTGYGVLDIGCNSVKHIAHGTIKPKSEGLSERLKEIHLCVKSILEKYKPAEAAIETSFYAVNAQTALKLGQARGVIILAATLMDLPVFEYTPTEIKKATCGYGHAGKDQISDMVAMLLGMKKKSISSKDATDALAVGICHGASRRIRRLTP from the coding sequence ATGATTATCTGCGCCTTTGATCCGGGTACGCACTGCACAGGATACGGGGTTCTGGATATCGGGTGTAATTCGGTTAAACACATTGCTCACGGTACGATAAAGCCAAAATCCGAAGGGCTTTCGGAAAGGCTTAAGGAAATCCATCTCTGCGTGAAATCCATTCTGGAAAAATACAAACCGGCCGAAGCGGCGATAGAAACTTCTTTTTATGCGGTTAATGCCCAGACAGCGCTCAAGCTCGGCCAGGCAAGGGGCGTGATCATACTGGCAGCAACCCTTATGGACCTGCCTGTTTTTGAATACACGCCTACCGAAATCAAGAAGGCCACTTGCGGATACGGCCATGCCGGGAAGGATCAGATCAGCGACATGGTTGCCATGCTGCTCGGCATGAAGAAAAAGTCGATCAGCTCAAAGGATGCTACGGACGCCCTTGCAGTGGGAATCTGCCACGGCGCATCCAGGAGGATAAGGAGGCTGACGCCGTGA
- the ruvA gene encoding Holliday junction branch migration protein RuvA — translation MISLLKGEVYSVVPGSLTVLAGGVGYLVNIPAGAEITLKPGHEITISTVLISREDSLELYGFPDPRQKEMFSLLIGVSGVGPKTAMNIISGTEPNRFLDEVVNENINYLCSLPGIGRKSAQRIVLELKEKIMKHYPRQARGVQAPSEDAVQALIALGYSDSQARKAVAGIKSDNVEEIIRAALKEML, via the coding sequence GTGATAAGTTTATTGAAAGGTGAAGTTTACAGCGTTGTGCCGGGCAGCCTTACGGTACTGGCCGGCGGTGTCGGCTATCTCGTCAACATACCGGCCGGTGCTGAAATCACCCTTAAGCCGGGACACGAGATAACCATTTCGACCGTACTGATTTCAAGGGAAGATTCTCTTGAACTTTACGGTTTTCCGGATCCCAGACAGAAGGAGATGTTCTCGCTCCTGATAGGCGTTTCGGGCGTCGGGCCGAAAACGGCGATGAACATAATTTCCGGCACCGAGCCGAACAGATTTCTGGATGAGGTCGTGAATGAGAACATTAACTATCTCTGTTCTCTTCCCGGTATTGGCAGGAAAAGCGCGCAGCGCATAGTGCTTGAACTGAAGGAAAAGATCATGAAACATTATCCGCGTCAGGCAAGAGGTGTACAGGCGCCATCCGAGGACGCGGTTCAGGCGCTCATTGCGCTCGGCTATTCTGACAGTCAGGCCAGGAAAGCGGTTGCGGGGATAAAATCGGATAATGTCGAGGAAATAATAAGGGCGGCGCTTAAGGAAATGTTATGA
- the ruvB gene encoding Holliday junction branch migration DNA helicase RuvB — MSKDELTGKIMDRDEADFESNIRPKTLKEYVGQDALKANLDIFIKASRSRGEPLDHCLFYGPPGLGKTTLAYIIANELEVNIKVTSGPAIEKSGDLAAILTNLEKGDVLFIDEIHRLGSAVEEILYPAMEEFKLDIVIGQGPSARSIRIDLCPFTLVAATTRAGRITSPLRDRFGIIGHLEFYTRDELAHILKRSARILGIEADEKGLDEIAHRSRGTPRIANRLLRRVRDFADVMGDGMIRHDIADTALTRLDIDATGLDRMDRRILEVMIRQFGGGPVGIDSLSAAIGEDKDTIEDVYEPFLIQNGYVNRTPRGRQAAAKAYKHLNIKRPRQMEVLEDE, encoded by the coding sequence ATGAGCAAGGATGAATTGACAGGCAAGATAATGGACCGCGACGAGGCGGATTTCGAGTCAAACATAAGGCCGAAAACGCTCAAGGAATATGTCGGTCAGGATGCACTTAAGGCCAACCTCGATATATTCATCAAGGCGTCGCGCTCAAGGGGCGAGCCTCTTGACCACTGTCTGTTCTATGGTCCGCCGGGCTTGGGCAAAACCACGCTCGCCTATATCATTGCAAACGAGCTGGAAGTGAACATCAAGGTAACGAGCGGACCTGCAATTGAAAAATCAGGCGATCTCGCCGCAATACTCACCAACCTTGAAAAGGGCGATGTGCTGTTCATCGATGAAATCCACAGGCTTGGTTCTGCTGTCGAGGAGATACTTTATCCGGCAATGGAGGAATTCAAACTCGATATCGTAATAGGACAGGGACCGTCGGCTAGGTCGATAAGGATCGACCTGTGTCCGTTCACGCTGGTTGCGGCTACAACCCGTGCGGGCAGGATTACGTCGCCCTTGAGAGACAGGTTCGGAATAATAGGCCATCTTGAATTTTATACAAGAGATGAACTTGCGCATATACTTAAAAGGTCGGCAAGAATCCTCGGGATTGAGGCGGATGAAAAAGGGCTCGATGAAATCGCCCACAGGTCGCGCGGGACCCCGAGGATAGCAAACAGGCTTTTAAGAAGGGTGCGCGACTTTGCAGACGTGATGGGCGACGGGATGATAAGGCATGATATTGCGGACACGGCCCTGACCAGACTGGATATTGACGCAACAGGTCTCGACAGGATGGATCGCAGGATCCTTGAAGTGATGATACGGCAGTTCGGCGGCGGACCAGTCGGTATCGATTCTCTGTCTGCGGCAATCGGTGAAGACAAGGATACCATAGAGGACGTTTACGAGCCTTTCCTCATACAGAACGGCTATGTTAACAGAACCCCCAGGGGCAGACAGGCGGCGGCCAAGGCGTACAAGCATCTTAATATAAAACGACCAAGACAGATGGAGGTTCTTGAAGATGAGTAA
- a CDS encoding prenyltransferase translates to MSNPITGPMKPAFLILTPACVMLGISTAVLSGTMPSAINIIIVLAGAVCAHISVNALNEYDDFKSGLDLVTVPTPFSGGSKALPENPEKAWYGLATGIISLVVTCAVGIYFVYIRGLMLLPLGILGVVIIVLYTKWITRSPFLCLMASGLGFGPLMVMGTHFALTGSYNWASFVVSLVPFFLVNDLLLLNQFPDAAADSTVGRKHLLIDSGPRKSARIYVIFLFVSFIPVVAGVAAGILPVTSLIELVFLILAIDISRGVLKNAENLPALLPYMTKNVIMNIGAPVVLSAGILLSRIL, encoded by the coding sequence ATGAGTAACCCGATAACCGGGCCAATGAAGCCGGCCTTTCTGATACTGACCCCGGCCTGTGTAATGCTGGGCATATCGACAGCGGTCCTGAGCGGTACCATGCCAAGCGCAATAAATATAATCATTGTGCTTGCGGGAGCAGTCTGCGCGCATATCAGCGTGAATGCTCTCAATGAATACGATGATTTTAAAAGCGGGCTTGATCTCGTAACAGTTCCGACACCTTTTTCGGGCGGAAGCAAGGCACTTCCCGAAAATCCGGAAAAGGCCTGGTACGGCCTGGCGACAGGCATAATATCGCTTGTTGTCACATGCGCCGTCGGCATCTATTTTGTTTATATCAGGGGGCTCATGCTGCTGCCGCTTGGCATACTCGGTGTGGTCATAATAGTGCTTTATACGAAATGGATAACGAGATCCCCATTTTTATGCCTTATGGCATCCGGGCTTGGATTCGGCCCCCTTATGGTCATGGGGACGCACTTTGCGCTGACAGGTTCTTATAACTGGGCTTCCTTCGTTGTCTCTCTTGTGCCTTTCTTCCTTGTGAACGACCTTCTGCTGTTGAATCAGTTTCCTGATGCCGCAGCAGACAGCACTGTCGGAAGGAAGCATCTCCTGATCGACAGTGGCCCAAGGAAAAGCGCCAGGATATATGTAATCTTCCTCTTTGTCTCATTCATCCCGGTTGTAGCTGGCGTGGCTGCGGGAATCCTTCCTGTGACGAGCCTGATCGAGCTTGTGTTTCTGATTCTGGCAATCGATATCTCCCGCGGGGTTCTCAAGAACGCCGAAAACCTTCCGGCCCTGCTCCCTTATATGACAAAAAACGTGATCATGAATATAGGCGCTCCTGTCGTTCTGTCAGCAGGTATTCTATTAAGCCGCATACTGTAG
- a CDS encoding pyrimidine 5'-nucleotidase, producing MKLILVDVDYTLYPKGTGPFRHVNQRIEDYVMSSLSMEREHVKLLRNDYIRNFGSTLGGMMRNHNTDPYDFIRNVHDVPVEDILFEDEMLKEALSAISLPMIAFTNASRDYASRVLNALGVKEYFVDIFSIEDMDFIPKPLAAPYEKVVERYGCEPSEVIFVDDRADNVETAQSLGMHGILLGIDPGVDAEMYIQNIYELPDAVERLTGLYGSRRR from the coding sequence ATGAAGCTGATACTTGTTGATGTGGATTACACGCTCTACCCCAAGGGAACAGGTCCGTTCAGGCATGTGAATCAGAGAATAGAAGACTATGTGATGTCATCGTTAAGCATGGAAAGAGAGCATGTAAAGCTTTTGAGAAACGATTATATCAGGAATTTCGGCTCGACTCTGGGCGGCATGATGCGAAATCACAATACCGATCCGTATGATTTTATAAGAAATGTGCATGATGTCCCTGTCGAAGATATCCTTTTTGAAGACGAAATGCTTAAAGAGGCCCTGTCGGCGATCAGCCTGCCCATGATAGCTTTTACGAATGCTTCAAGGGATTATGCGTCAAGGGTGCTCAACGCCCTTGGCGTAAAAGAATATTTTGTGGATATATTTTCCATCGAGGATATGGATTTCATACCCAAACCGCTTGCCGCGCCATATGAAAAGGTTGTCGAAAGATACGGATGTGAACCTTCAGAAGTCATTTTTGTGGACGACAGGGCCGACAATGTGGAAACCGCACAGTCGCTGGGTATGCACGGCATACTCCTGGGCATCGATCCCGGCGTCGATGCCGAGATGTACATCCAGAACATATACGAACTTCCCGATGCTGTTGAAAGGCTTACAGGCCTTTACGGTTCAAGGAGACGCTGA
- a CDS encoding NAD-dependent epimerase, whose protein sequence is MKFLVTGSAGFIGFHLSRRLLEDSHEVFGIDNINDYYDPRIKLDRLGMLKDYDAFIFEKADLVDRERIPAIFKEHDFDVVVNLAAQAGVRYSIKNPFAYIDSNIAGFMNILECCRHAGTKHLVYASSSSVYGINEKMPFSVHDNVDHPISIYAVSKKTNELMAHCYSSLYGLPTTGLRFFTVYGPWGRPDMALFMFTKAILAGEPIDVYNNGKMIRDFTYIDDIVEGIVRIANIIPKPDRGWDRANPDPGTSFAPYRVFNIGGSSPVELMRYIEVLEEALGRKAVKNMLPMQPGDVAATCADAADLENVTGFRPQITVEEGIKRFVKWYREYYQFMAS, encoded by the coding sequence ATGAAATTCCTGGTAACTGGCAGTGCAGGCTTCATAGGCTTTCACCTTTCAAGAAGGCTTCTCGAAGATTCTCATGAGGTCTTCGGCATCGACAATATCAACGATTATTACGACCCCCGGATAAAGCTCGACCGCCTCGGCATGCTGAAAGATTATGACGCGTTCATATTCGAAAAGGCCGACCTTGTTGACAGAGAAAGAATTCCCGCAATCTTCAAAGAACATGATTTCGATGTCGTAGTAAACCTCGCTGCGCAGGCCGGCGTAAGATACAGCATAAAGAATCCCTTTGCATACATTGACTCGAACATTGCCGGGTTCATGAACATCCTGGAATGCTGCAGGCATGCGGGGACGAAGCACCTTGTTTACGCGTCTTCCAGTTCCGTTTACGGCATCAATGAGAAAATGCCGTTCTCGGTGCATGACAACGTCGATCACCCGATCAGCATTTATGCCGTTTCCAAAAAGACGAACGAACTCATGGCGCACTGCTATTCCTCACTGTACGGCCTGCCTACGACAGGGCTAAGGTTCTTTACCGTTTACGGTCCGTGGGGCCGGCCTGACATGGCGCTGTTCATGTTTACGAAGGCCATTCTTGCCGGCGAGCCGATCGATGTCTATAACAACGGGAAGATGATTCGCGATTTCACTTATATTGACGACATTGTCGAAGGCATTGTCCGTATCGCAAATATCATCCCGAAGCCCGATAGAGGTTGGGACAGGGCAAACCCCGATCCCGGGACAAGCTTTGCGCCGTACAGGGTCTTCAATATCGGCGGCTCCAGTCCGGTTGAACTCATGCGCTATATCGAAGTGCTTGAAGAAGCTCTCGGCAGAAAAGCAGTAAAGAACATGCTGCCTATGCAGCCGGGTGATGTCGCTGCAACCTGCGCAGATGCTGCAGACCTGGAAAACGTGACAGGCTTTCGTCCGCAGATAACTGTGGAAGAGGGGATTAAACGATTTGTGAAGTGGTACAGGGAGTATTATCAGTTCATGGCTTCATAA
- a CDS encoding aldehyde ferredoxin oxidoreductase family protein has translation MSSNYKAYTGKMLKIDLTTGAIGEYQITDADREKFLGGRHMSTKILWDLLKPGTDPLSPENVLIINTGPLTGTGAPSSSRYDISAKSPLTGGIGHSNSGGNFGLHLKRAGWDGIVILGRAEKPVYIDIYNEKVEIRDASHIWGKDTQVSQELMGKGGTVAIGPAGENMVKFASAVSQERSHGRCGMGAVMGSKNLKGLIARGTGKTEVAEPEKLKEHYKKWTAMLRKHPATGDLAPRYGTAFFLTTLSKGNALPTKNFSTGTYENAELLGGVRLAEEYLVKNYGCVTCPIRCGRVVNIDGKEVKGPEYEILCLLGSNMLINDMDAIIRWNYQLDLLGMDSISAGTVMGFAAELNEKGLWKNGIEFGRKDNIAQIIEDIAFRRGIGDDLAEGVRAMSEKFGGGDFAPHVKGLEIAAYEPRGSVGHGLGYATASRGACHLDGGYLVYFEVTGPVLLDPYHWRSKPGWAVLDQNMMSAISSGGQCLFTSWTFVPPIAYKVPGSKMASWIMTKILTYGWASIEGMLMLPYSLQKIHVPLLPHTKAIELATGMKCDFGRFMEAGARGYTLERLFNMREGIGKKDDTLPKRFTDEEQIKGRPETKVPINKMLPRYYQLRGWDENGVPTPKTLKKLGLDFVNI, from the coding sequence ATGTCGAGCAATTACAAGGCCTATACGGGAAAAATGCTCAAGATCGATCTGACGACAGGCGCCATCGGCGAATATCAGATAACGGACGCGGACCGTGAAAAATTTCTTGGCGGCCGCCACATGTCGACAAAGATACTCTGGGACCTTCTCAAGCCCGGTACGGATCCTCTCTCTCCGGAGAATGTCCTGATTATAAATACCGGACCTCTGACAGGAACAGGCGCACCGTCTTCAAGCCGCTACGACATATCGGCAAAAAGCCCGCTTACCGGCGGAATCGGCCATTCCAACAGCGGCGGTAATTTCGGCCTCCACCTGAAACGTGCCGGATGGGACGGGATAGTCATCCTCGGAAGGGCTGAAAAGCCTGTCTATATAGATATCTACAACGAAAAGGTCGAGATAAGGGACGCCTCCCATATCTGGGGGAAGGACACACAGGTATCTCAGGAACTCATGGGAAAGGGTGGAACCGTCGCAATCGGCCCGGCAGGAGAAAATATGGTCAAATTCGCAAGCGCCGTCTCACAGGAGCGTTCGCACGGGCGCTGCGGCATGGGGGCGGTGATGGGGTCAAAAAACCTCAAAGGATTGATTGCAAGGGGGACAGGAAAAACCGAAGTCGCCGAACCTGAAAAGCTCAAAGAACATTACAAGAAATGGACAGCAATGCTAAGGAAGCATCCTGCCACCGGAGACCTGGCCCCGCGCTACGGAACCGCCTTCTTCCTGACAACCCTGTCCAAAGGTAATGCGCTCCCCACAAAGAACTTCTCAACAGGCACCTATGAGAATGCCGAACTCTTGGGGGGTGTGAGGCTCGCTGAAGAATATCTTGTGAAAAACTATGGCTGCGTGACCTGCCCCATCAGATGCGGGCGTGTCGTAAACATCGACGGCAAGGAGGTCAAGGGTCCTGAATACGAAATCCTCTGTCTGCTCGGCTCCAACATGCTCATAAACGACATGGATGCAATCATCAGATGGAACTACCAGCTCGACCTTCTCGGAATGGATTCAATAAGCGCCGGAACGGTCATGGGCTTTGCAGCTGAGCTTAACGAGAAAGGACTCTGGAAAAACGGCATCGAGTTCGGAAGAAAGGATAACATAGCGCAGATCATCGAAGATATAGCCTTTCGCAGGGGCATCGGTGATGACCTGGCCGAAGGCGTGCGCGCCATGTCAGAAAAATTTGGCGGTGGAGATTTCGCCCCTCACGTTAAGGGTCTTGAAATTGCAGCTTATGAGCCCAGAGGCTCGGTCGGACACGGCCTGGGCTACGCAACCGCCAGCCGCGGGGCCTGCCATCTGGACGGCGGATATCTGGTATATTTTGAAGTTACAGGCCCTGTCCTGCTCGACCCCTATCACTGGCGTTCAAAACCGGGCTGGGCAGTGCTTGACCAGAACATGATGTCAGCCATAAGTTCCGGCGGCCAGTGTCTTTTCACCTCCTGGACATTCGTTCCGCCTATCGCATACAAGGTTCCAGGCAGCAAGATGGCTTCATGGATCATGACAAAGATTCTGACTTACGGGTGGGCGTCTATCGAGGGAATGCTAATGCTGCCCTATTCGCTTCAGAAAATACATGTACCGCTCCTTCCGCACACCAAGGCCATAGAACTGGCAACAGGAATGAAGTGTGACTTCGGCAGGTTCATGGAAGCAGGCGCTCGAGGATACACACTTGAACGGCTTTTCAATATGCGCGAAGGAATCGGCAAAAAGGATGACACCCTGCCGAAACGGTTCACCGACGAGGAGCAGATAAAGGGCCGGCCGGAGACAAAAGTCCCGATAAATAAGATGCTTCCCCGCTACTACCAGCTCAGGGGATGGGACGAAAACGGCGTTCCGACTCCAAAGACGCTCAAAAAACTCGGACTGGATTTTGTGAACATCTGA
- a CDS encoding sialidase family protein: protein MTSMKSSGSGKFPVQSCCLILMCVTVFISTGCRKPVFEETDLFISGTNGYDTYRIPSLITTKTGALLAFCEGRKNGQEDSGDIDLLFKRSTDGGKTWSAQKVIWDDGKNVCGNPCPVVDLETGTIWLLMTWNNGSDNEMTIDLGLSRDTRRVFICSSKDDGLTFSKPVDITSSVKPGLWRWYATGPGRGIQLQTGTKMGRLVVPCNHSTAFLTFGAHVIFSDDHGKTWHYSETIGGGANESQVVELADGDLMMNMRIQWLGKGYRGISRSEDGGETWTKFVYDMTLPDPVCQASIIRYSLAGKTGRDRLLFSNPATGGRNGMTARLSYDEGDTWTISKLIYSGPSAYSCLTVMPDKSIGLLYEKGDYGTISLARFNLAWLTDSKDYGDAAYPFLIEN, encoded by the coding sequence ATGACATCCATGAAATCATCAGGTTCGGGCAAATTTCCTGTTCAGTCATGCTGCTTAATTTTAATGTGCGTCACCGTGTTCATCTCAACAGGGTGCAGGAAACCCGTGTTTGAAGAGACCGATCTTTTCATAAGCGGCACAAACGGATACGACACATACAGGATACCATCCCTTATAACCACGAAGACCGGGGCATTGCTGGCCTTCTGTGAGGGGCGCAAAAACGGCCAGGAGGACAGCGGCGACATAGACCTCCTCTTTAAACGTTCCACCGATGGCGGCAAAACCTGGAGCGCTCAGAAAGTAATCTGGGACGACGGCAAAAATGTATGCGGCAACCCTTGCCCTGTGGTTGACCTTGAGACAGGAACCATCTGGCTTCTCATGACATGGAATAACGGCTCTGACAATGAAATGACCATAGACCTCGGGCTCAGCAGGGACACCCGCCGGGTTTTCATCTGTTCATCGAAGGATGACGGCCTCACATTCTCGAAACCTGTTGACATAACTTCAAGCGTAAAACCAGGTTTGTGGCGCTGGTACGCCACCGGACCCGGAAGGGGAATTCAGCTGCAGACAGGCACGAAAATGGGCCGCCTGGTTGTACCCTGCAACCATTCAACAGCCTTCCTGACATTCGGGGCCCATGTGATATTCAGTGATGATCACGGGAAAACATGGCATTACAGTGAAACAATCGGCGGCGGTGCCAATGAAAGCCAGGTCGTTGAACTCGCGGACGGCGATCTGATGATGAACATGCGCATTCAATGGCTCGGCAAGGGCTATCGTGGAATCTCCCGCAGTGAAGACGGCGGGGAAACATGGACAAAATTCGTTTATGACATGACCCTGCCCGATCCTGTCTGTCAGGCAAGCATCATACGATATTCCCTGGCTGGTAAAACAGGGCGGGACCGGCTGCTGTTTTCCAACCCGGCAACGGGCGGCCGGAACGGTATGACAGCCCGGCTCAGCTATGACGAAGGTGATACGTGGACAATATCCAAACTGATCTATTCGGGTCCTTCGGCCTATTCCTGCCTTACCGTCATGCCGGACAAATCGATCGGTCTGCTGTATGAAAAAGGCGATTACGGAACGATATCTTTAGCCCGCTTCAACCTCGCCTGGCTTACTGATTCAAAGGATTATGGCGATGCTGCTTATCCGTTCCTGATTGAAAATTAA